A region from the Nostoc sp. HK-01 genome encodes:
- a CDS encoding putative glycosyl transferase: MPIAQKWLTRKANQSVLVLLVGGLLFRAIIAFWLYPTFDEAYYYLYSLHLNWSYFDHPAIVAFTTGFGTWLTGDVSQFTIRLGAILCHTGSLIFLYLTSQKIFSAKAAYFTLAIATICPIFQIGFGILSLPDSPLMFFWSASLYCAVTEFLRQPHAYIPSYRLAILGILVGLACNSKYHGFILGLGLLGFCFSSPPHRVVLRSPWAWFSLGLFIITISPIVFWNMQHDWVSFSFQSARAVPKTGYNLLNVLLVYLAQVAYLFPTLGFPLWRVSLQPIFRKINQIFTKKSITYKDDSQTEKLLILWVSLPLILGFTFIGGYRQILPAWTMPGFWGITLLLGQQAVIWEQKSRLWVRRWLFGSGIMIASIVLILLLQLTLGIFQKPSQYALLGGFLPVQNDPSTELIDIQQLRRSFSESPILKTALQNSSFIFTNRYYLGGPIAMSLEPVAQIPITCFDIGNDNRGFAFWSRAKQWVGKDALYITTAPFNLREDLMASYRNHFRSVEEIEQIVIRRGGVAVNIVYVYQAKTLLKPYPRAYGV; the protein is encoded by the coding sequence ATGCCAATAGCTCAAAAGTGGTTGACTAGAAAAGCTAATCAATCAGTGCTTGTTTTGCTGGTCGGAGGATTATTATTTCGAGCCATAATTGCTTTTTGGCTTTACCCTACATTTGATGAAGCTTACTACTACCTATACAGTTTGCATCTCAACTGGAGCTATTTTGATCATCCTGCGATAGTTGCTTTTACGACTGGGTTTGGTACTTGGTTAACTGGAGACGTATCACAGTTTACTATTCGTCTAGGAGCTATACTTTGCCATACAGGCAGTTTGATATTTTTATATTTGACTAGTCAGAAAATATTTTCTGCCAAAGCTGCCTATTTTACTTTGGCAATTGCTACCATCTGTCCAATTTTTCAAATTGGCTTTGGTATCTTGAGTCTACCAGATAGCCCGCTGATGTTTTTTTGGTCGGCTAGTTTATATTGTGCGGTGACAGAATTTCTGCGTCAGCCTCATGCATATATTCCTAGCTATCGTTTAGCTATTTTGGGAATTTTGGTCGGGTTAGCCTGTAATAGCAAATATCATGGGTTTATTTTGGGGCTAGGGTTACTTGGGTTTTGTTTCAGTAGTCCACCACATCGAGTTGTATTGCGATCGCCTTGGGCATGGTTCAGTTTAGGATTATTTATCATCACCATCTCCCCAATTGTGTTTTGGAATATGCAGCATGATTGGGTATCGTTTAGTTTTCAATCAGCACGAGCGGTACCGAAAACTGGCTACAATTTACTGAATGTTTTATTAGTTTATTTAGCTCAGGTAGCTTATTTATTCCCAACCCTAGGTTTTCCTTTATGGCGTGTCAGTTTGCAACCAATATTTAGAAAAATCAATCAAATTTTTACTAAAAAATCCATTACTTACAAAGATGATTCCCAGACAGAAAAACTCTTAATTTTATGGGTTTCTCTCCCCTTAATTTTAGGATTTACGTTTATTGGCGGATATCGGCAGATTCTACCAGCTTGGACAATGCCAGGATTTTGGGGAATCACTTTATTATTAGGACAACAAGCTGTCATTTGGGAGCAGAAATCTCGGCTTTGGGTGCGGCGATGGCTATTCGGTTCGGGAATCATGATTGCTAGTATTGTCCTAATTTTACTGTTGCAATTGACTTTAGGAATTTTCCAAAAACCCAGTCAATACGCCTTGTTAGGAGGATTCTTACCTGTTCAGAATGACCCTTCTACAGAACTAATTGATATTCAACAACTGCGCCGTAGTTTTAGTGAATCGCCAATTCTCAAAACAGCACTACAAAATTCTAGTTTTATCTTTACTAATCGCTATTATTTAGGTGGGCCAATTGCCATGTCTCTGGAACCTGTAGCGCAAATTCCCATCACTTGTTTTGATATTGGTAATGATAACCGTGGTTTTGCTTTTTGGTCGAGGGCTAAACAATGGGTAGGAAAAGATGCACTATATATTACTACTGCACCGTTTAACTTGCGAGAAGATTTAATGGCTAGTTATCGCAATCATTTTCGCAGTGTAGAAGAGATTGAACAAATAGTCATTCGCCGTGGTGGTGTGGCTGTGAATATTGTTTACGTCTATCAAGCTAAGACACTGCTTAAACCCTATCCCCGTGCTTATGGAGTTTGA
- a CDS encoding major facilitator transporter: MSIARSPAQVLWLQVLGLAAVQGSISLAWLIYNLYLPQLLTQFGFSASLAAGLLVIENALSALLEPLMGGLSDKSQRWFGSRFPFISVGVILSATLFIAIPCIVTFVQPTVIWRSLLPITLVAWALAMTIFRSPAMVLLGKYATPPQLPLAVSVVTFVGGMIGAFRPIANQYILSLGAIFAFAVASFVMLATAGILRWVNPPETPNFQHDTTVGKFPYPELGLMFATGLGVAWGTRLMMNSLTQLLKAQFHPNNIDMLLVYIGLAIALATLPAGVLATKIGNCQAMLLGVGTTIISILAIAFTGAILPLIVLLVAGFSTIINGAIPLALGVISPKWAGLGIGTYFGGFALAMSLFGWLFPQVAKMTPVISALFCGLAFLLVGICLIIATVQINAKAQTP; encoded by the coding sequence ATGAGTATTGCGCGATCGCCTGCACAAGTTTTATGGCTGCAAGTATTGGGGTTAGCAGCCGTACAAGGGTCAATTAGTCTGGCTTGGTTAATTTACAATTTATACTTGCCCCAACTTCTCACACAGTTTGGTTTTTCCGCCTCTTTAGCAGCTGGTTTGCTAGTCATCGAAAATGCCTTGAGTGCGCTGCTAGAACCCTTAATGGGGGGATTGTCCGATAAATCTCAACGCTGGTTCGGTAGTCGCTTCCCCTTTATCTCTGTCGGTGTCATCCTTTCTGCAACACTTTTTATTGCAATACCATGTATTGTAACTTTTGTCCAGCCTACAGTAATTTGGCGATCGCTTTTACCGATAACTCTGGTAGCCTGGGCTTTAGCTATGACAATATTTCGTAGTCCCGCTATGGTTTTATTAGGGAAATACGCCACACCTCCCCAGTTACCATTAGCAGTCAGTGTTGTGACTTTTGTCGGGGGAATGATTGGGGCTTTTCGACCAATTGCTAATCAGTATATTCTCAGCTTGGGGGCAATTTTCGCCTTTGCTGTCGCTTCTTTTGTGATGCTGGCTACGGCGGGGATCTTGCGTTGGGTGAATCCTCCCGAAACACCCAATTTTCAGCATGACACCACAGTAGGGAAATTTCCCTATCCAGAATTGGGTTTAATGTTCGCCACTGGTTTAGGTGTGGCTTGGGGTACGCGACTCATGATGAATAGCCTAACCCAATTGCTCAAGGCGCAATTTCATCCCAATAATATTGATATGTTGCTAGTGTACATTGGGCTGGCGATCGCTCTTGCTACCTTACCCGCCGGAGTTTTAGCTACCAAAATCGGTAATTGTCAGGCAATGTTACTAGGCGTAGGTACAACAATTATCTCAATATTGGCGATCGCTTTTACTGGTGCAATCTTACCGCTGATAGTCTTGTTAGTAGCCGGCTTTAGCACCATCATCAACGGCGCAATTCCCCTAGCTTTGGGCGTAATATCTCCAAAATGGGCAGGTTTGGGGATAGGAACTTACTTTGGTGGGTTTGCTTTAGCTATGAGTTTATTCGGTTGGTTATTTCCCCAAGTTGCAAAAATGACACCTGTTATTAGTGCGTTGTTTTGTGGGTTAGCCTTTTTGCTAGTTGGTATTTGCCTCATAATTGCTACTGTGCAGATAAATGCAAAGGCTCAAACTCCATAA
- a CDS encoding Mov34/MPN/PAD-1 family protein, with amino-acid sequence MIRSHAESTYPEECCGIILGCLENQTKTIVEIIPTENAWSAESSNFAHNETEYSERRRYAIAPQVMLQVQRSARDKSLNIIGIYHSHPDNPAIPSECDRQYAWTAYSYIIVSVQNGKANELLSWSLDDQHQFQPETIDTINLAT; translated from the coding sequence ATGATCCGCAGCCACGCCGAAAGCACCTACCCCGAAGAATGCTGCGGTATCATCCTTGGTTGTCTAGAAAATCAAACCAAAACCATCGTCGAAATTATCCCCACGGAAAACGCCTGGAGTGCTGAGTCAAGCAACTTCGCTCATAACGAAACAGAATACAGCGAAAGACGAAGATATGCGATCGCCCCCCAAGTTATGTTACAAGTACAAAGATCTGCCAGGGATAAGTCGTTAAATATTATTGGCATTTATCATTCCCATCCTGACAATCCAGCAATTCCTTCCGAATGCGATCGCCAGTATGCTTGGACTGCATACTCGTATATAATAGTTTCCGTCCAAAATGGCAAAGCTAATGAACTCCTCAGTTGGAGTCTTGACGACCAGCATCAGTTTCAACCAGAGACAATTGATACTATAAATTTAGCTACTTAA
- a CDS encoding twin-arginine translocation pathway signal: protein MSRINGFVGRRNFIKLAGIGSVAVGASATGSIIWQGEKAIAQQPSKPEPKPQIVDPQEALKTLMDGNKRFIEDKRMNPNQSKLRLQEISAGQYPFAAILGCGDSRVPAEIVFDQGFGDLFIVRVAGNIVSPEGIGSLEFATAVLGAPLIVVLGHTKCGAVSAAVKGDPLPGRIGAFVEEIKPAVEMVRNKPGNLEDNSVISNVQYQVKRLEESSTILRSLIKEKKLRIAGGRYEIATGKVTLVA from the coding sequence ATGAGTAGAATTAATGGATTTGTTGGGCGGCGTAATTTTATTAAATTAGCAGGTATAGGCAGTGTTGCTGTTGGTGCTAGTGCCACTGGTAGTATAATTTGGCAAGGAGAAAAAGCTATTGCCCAACAACCATCTAAGCCTGAACCAAAACCTCAAATAGTAGATCCTCAAGAAGCTTTAAAAACATTAATGGATGGTAACAAAAGATTTATAGAAGATAAACGCATGAATCCAAATCAATCAAAATTGCGTTTACAAGAAATTTCTGCGGGTCAATATCCGTTTGCAGCAATACTAGGTTGTGGAGATTCTAGAGTTCCAGCCGAAATTGTTTTTGATCAGGGATTTGGAGACTTATTTATTGTACGAGTAGCTGGTAATATTGTTAGCCCAGAAGGTATTGGTAGCTTAGAATTTGCCACGGCTGTATTAGGTGCGCCATTAATAGTAGTTTTAGGACATACAAAATGTGGCGCAGTCTCAGCTGCTGTTAAAGGTGATCCACTCCCAGGTAGAATTGGTGCTTTTGTGGAAGAAATAAAACCAGCCGTAGAAATGGTGAGAAATAAACCAGGCAATTTAGAAGATAATTCTGTAATATCTAATGTTCAATATCAGGTAAAAAGGTTAGAAGAAAGTTCAACAATCTTAAGAAGCCTGATCAAAGAAAAGAAACTAAGAATTGCTGGCGGTCGTTATGAGATAGCAACAGGAAAAGTCACATTGGTAGCTTGA
- a CDS encoding carbonic anhydrase, which yields MTRINGFIGRRNFLKFAGTGSLAIAATTIGGSLIGDSQKTAIADVNPANPNPVNPNQALKFLLDGNQRFIQYKRQYPHQSLARLQLVAKAQYPFAAILGCADSRVPAEIIFDQGLGDLFVVRVAGNVASDMVIGSLEYTIAVLGTQLIVVLGHTKCGAVAAAIKNEPMPGMIGRVAESIKPALNKLNSTDAVIANVQYQAKKLQQSSTILGQRLQSGKLKILGACYDIDTGKVNLIP from the coding sequence ATGACGCGAATTAATGGATTTATTGGTCGCCGTAACTTTTTGAAATTTGCCGGAACAGGTAGTTTAGCGATCGCCGCTACGACGATTGGTGGTAGCCTGATAGGTGATAGTCAGAAAACTGCGATCGCTGATGTTAATCCAGCTAACCCTAATCCAGTTAACCCAAATCAAGCTTTAAAATTTTTGCTGGATGGGAACCAACGATTTATCCAATATAAACGCCAATATCCCCATCAATCATTAGCACGTTTACAATTAGTAGCCAAAGCACAGTACCCTTTTGCGGCTATTTTAGGTTGTGCTGACTCCAGAGTTCCGGCGGAAATTATTTTCGACCAAGGATTAGGAGATTTATTTGTGGTACGAGTTGCTGGTAATGTCGCCAGTGATATGGTTATTGGTAGCTTGGAATATACTATAGCCGTACTCGGCACACAACTGATTGTCGTGTTAGGTCATACAAAATGCGGTGCTGTTGCCGCAGCCATCAAAAACGAACCCATGCCTGGTATGATTGGTCGTGTAGCTGAGAGCATCAAACCTGCATTAAACAAACTGAATTCTACTGATGCGGTTATTGCCAATGTGCAGTATCAGGCGAAAAAATTGCAACAAAGTTCCACCATATTAGGTCAGAGGTTGCAATCAGGCAAACTCAAAATTCTTGGTGCTTGCTACGATATCGATACTGGCAAAGTTAATCTCATTCCTTAA
- a CDS encoding UspA domain-containing protein — MFKKILVAVNNTEIGHYVFEQALSLAMLTNAELMVLQVISPFNNDFLNTSEGEIHSGYTSSPSHNLEYYLGEWEKLKQQGVEFLTLLINQAIAKGISAEFTQELGDPSRMICEVAHTWNADVIVIGRRGLSGISELFLGSVSNYVLHHAPCSVLTVQGAMNVNTHTSLTASPSSPT, encoded by the coding sequence ATGTTTAAGAAAATTTTAGTAGCAGTTAACAATACAGAAATTGGTCATTATGTATTTGAACAAGCTCTATCATTAGCTATGTTAACTAATGCAGAATTGATGGTGTTGCAAGTTATTTCTCCTTTTAATAATGACTTTCTCAACACTTCCGAAGGTGAAATACATAGCGGTTATACCTCATCTCCAAGCCATAATTTAGAGTATTACTTAGGAGAATGGGAAAAATTAAAGCAACAAGGAGTTGAATTTTTAACATTACTGATAAATCAAGCGATCGCTAAAGGTATATCAGCAGAATTTACCCAAGAACTAGGCGATCCTAGTCGGATGATTTGTGAAGTCGCTCACACTTGGAACGCCGATGTCATAGTTATCGGTCGGCGTGGTTTGAGTGGCATAAGTGAATTGTTTCTTGGTAGTGTTAGTAATTACGTCCTGCATCATGCACCCTGTTCAGTGCTGACAGTTCAAGGTGCAATGAATGTAAATACACATACTTCCTTAACAGCATCACCAAGTTCTCCAACTTAG
- a CDS encoding phosphoenolpyruvate synthase produces MIETLLYLASTSPEEAFVLPLSNVGIADIPLVGGKNASLGEMIQQLRRKGVKVPTGFATTAFAYRYFISAAGLEAQLREIFADLNVEDVQNLRQCGKKARMLMLQTPFPPELQTAIAQSYQNLCQEYGADTDVAVRSSATAEDLPDASFAGQQETYLNVHGLQAVLEACHKCFASIFTDRAISYRQIKGFDHFNIALSVGVQKMVRSDLAVSGVMFSIDTETGFKDAALITAAYGLGENVVQGAVNPDEYLVFKPTLKQGYRPIIQKRLGTKEIKMVYDLEGLKLTKNISVPPAERNQFALNDEEILQLANWACIIEEHYSQVRGTYTPMDIEWAKDGLTDELFIVQARPETVQSQKTKNVLKQYQLKDKGEILLTGRSVGEMIGQGKARVILDVRQINQFQPGEVLVTNRTDPDWEPIMKRASAIVTNSGGRTCHAAIIAREMGIPALVGSGNATTVIKTGTEITVSCAEGETGKVYQGLLSYEVQELPLEKLPRTHTQIMMNLANPEEAFGLTAIPNDGVGLARMEFIINNHIKAHPLALIHFDQLEDELARYKITELTAQYEDKSKFFVDKLAQGIGTIAAAFYPKPVIVRLSDFKSNEYANLLGGKQFEPKEENPMIGWRGASRYYDPRYSEGFALECQAMKRVRDEMGLANVILMIPFCRTPQEGKRVLAEMAQHGLVRGENGLQVYVMCELPSNVQLADKFSEIFDGFSIGSNDLTQLTLGLDRDSELVAHLFDERDEAVTRTIANAIATVKKYGRKIGICGQAPSDYPEFARFLVEQGIDSISLNPDSVLKTLLEIAKAEAKE; encoded by the coding sequence ATGATAGAAACCCTGTTATACTTAGCTTCAACCTCTCCAGAAGAAGCTTTTGTTTTACCTTTAAGTAATGTGGGAATTGCAGATATCCCTTTAGTTGGCGGTAAAAACGCTTCTTTGGGAGAAATGATTCAGCAATTGCGGCGTAAAGGAGTAAAGGTACCTACAGGCTTTGCTACTACTGCTTTTGCTTATCGATATTTTATTTCTGCGGCAGGATTAGAAGCACAACTGAGAGAGATATTTGCAGATTTAAATGTGGAGGATGTGCAGAATCTGCGGCAATGTGGCAAAAAAGCGAGAATGTTGATGTTGCAAACTCCGTTTCCGCCAGAATTACAAACAGCGATCGCTCAATCTTATCAAAATCTTTGCCAAGAATACGGTGCTGATACTGATGTAGCTGTGCGTTCTAGCGCCACCGCCGAAGATTTACCTGATGCTAGTTTTGCAGGTCAGCAAGAAACTTATTTAAATGTCCACGGACTGCAAGCCGTTTTAGAAGCCTGTCATAAGTGTTTTGCCTCTATTTTTACTGATCGTGCTATTTCATATCGACAAATTAAAGGCTTTGATCATTTTAATATTGCCTTATCAGTGGGCGTACAAAAAATGGTGCGTTCTGATTTGGCAGTGTCTGGTGTGATGTTTTCTATTGATACCGAAACAGGTTTTAAAGATGCTGCTTTGATTACCGCAGCTTATGGTTTAGGTGAAAACGTTGTCCAAGGTGCAGTCAACCCCGATGAATATTTGGTGTTTAAACCGACTCTCAAACAAGGTTATCGCCCAATTATTCAAAAACGCTTGGGTACGAAAGAAATCAAAATGGTCTATGACCTAGAAGGCTTGAAATTAACAAAAAATATCTCTGTTCCACCAGCAGAACGAAATCAATTTGCCCTCAACGATGAAGAAATTCTCCAACTAGCAAACTGGGCTTGCATTATTGAAGAACATTATTCCCAAGTGCGGGGAACTTACACCCCGATGGATATTGAATGGGCGAAAGATGGTTTGACTGATGAATTATTTATTGTGCAAGCGCGTCCAGAAACAGTCCAGTCACAAAAAACCAAAAATGTTCTCAAACAATATCAACTGAAAGACAAGGGTGAAATATTGCTAACAGGTCGCAGCGTCGGTGAGATGATTGGCCAAGGTAAAGCCAGAGTAATTCTTGATGTGCGCCAAATCAACCAATTTCAACCGGGAGAAGTGCTAGTTACTAACCGCACCGACCCTGATTGGGAACCAATTATGAAACGGGCGAGTGCAATTGTTACCAATTCTGGCGGAAGGACTTGTCATGCAGCGATTATCGCTAGAGAAATGGGAATTCCAGCACTTGTTGGGAGTGGTAATGCGACAACTGTCATCAAAACTGGTACAGAAATTACCGTGAGTTGTGCTGAAGGTGAAACGGGAAAAGTTTATCAAGGTTTATTATCTTACGAAGTACAAGAATTGCCTTTGGAGAAATTGCCCCGCACCCATACGCAAATTATGATGAATTTGGCTAATCCTGAAGAAGCCTTCGGTTTAACAGCGATTCCGAATGATGGTGTGGGATTAGCCAGGATGGAATTTATTATTAACAACCACATTAAAGCCCATCCTTTAGCCTTAATTCATTTTGATCAGTTAGAAGATGAATTGGCAAGATACAAAATTACTGAGTTAACTGCCCAGTATGAAGATAAATCTAAATTCTTTGTTGATAAACTAGCACAAGGTATTGGCACGATCGCAGCAGCTTTTTATCCTAAACCTGTAATTGTGCGGTTATCGGATTTCAAAAGTAATGAATATGCCAATCTCTTGGGTGGTAAGCAATTTGAACCCAAAGAAGAAAACCCGATGATTGGTTGGCGTGGTGCTTCTCGTTATTACGACCCCCGCTATAGTGAAGGTTTTGCCCTAGAGTGTCAGGCTATGAAGCGGGTTCGAGATGAGATGGGTTTAGCCAACGTGATTCTCATGATTCCTTTCTGTCGGACTCCCCAAGAAGGTAAACGTGTATTAGCCGAAATGGCGCAACATGGTTTGGTGCGAGGCGAAAACGGACTGCAAGTTTATGTGATGTGTGAATTGCCCAGTAATGTGCAACTAGCAGATAAATTTAGTGAAATTTTTGATGGTTTTTCTATTGGTTCAAATGATTTAACGCAATTGACCTTGGGATTAGACCGGGATTCTGAATTGGTCGCCCATTTATTTGACGAACGGGATGAAGCCGTGACTAGAACCATTGCCAATGCGATCGCTACTGTGAAGAAATATGGTCGCAAAATTGGGATTTGTGGTCAAGCACCAAGCGATTATCCAGAATTTGCCCGTTTCTTAGTCGAACAAGGAATTGATTCTATCAGTCTCAACCCTGATTCGGTACTCAAGACATTGTTGGAAATTGCCAAAGCTGAAGCAAAAGAATGA
- a CDS encoding Parallel beta-helix repeat protein, protein MYLCMVIENSSVFPVIKKSFSISASLALPLVLASSISAQGIKVSSKTIVNSLNTTKETTVPNRQLISQTTIPVTYYVSGTGSDSNNGLSSSSAFRTIQRAANLTNPGDTVMIMNGLYTSQDYGKVVSITRSGTSGAWIKYQAYPGHKPKIKHQSWHGILITNGAAYIEINGLEVEGNNANITLDYAKSQQYTANNPLTSGNCISIEGRNTKPPHHIRILNNKIHDCGSAGIGSWQADYLTIVGNEVYNNAWYSVYAASGISLYQNRNYDTNTGYKMFVTHNKVYNNRQYIPWIVNGRIVDGNGIIIDDARNTQNGSTLGIYQGRTLIANNISYQNGGSGILSYSSDHVDIINNTLYFNCLSPEITKSQLSADESSDVKVFNNIVYSTLNKKVNGAWLSTDITYKNNMYFNSSIIDPVVSSDIVANPQFVNASTGDFRLQSTSPAINKGVQFMNDDFLKNPRPSGTSSDIGAYEYQF, encoded by the coding sequence ATGTATCTTTGTATGGTTATCGAGAATTCAAGTGTGTTCCCTGTGATAAAAAAGAGTTTCAGTATCAGCGCATCTTTAGCGCTTCCTTTGGTGTTGGCTAGTTCAATTAGCGCACAAGGGATCAAAGTGTCTTCCAAGACAATTGTTAATTCTTTAAATACTACTAAAGAAACGACAGTACCCAATCGCCAGCTGATCAGTCAAACAACTATTCCAGTTACATATTATGTAAGTGGTACTGGAAGTGACAGCAATAATGGTCTTTCTTCCTCATCTGCTTTTAGAACAATTCAAAGAGCCGCAAATCTGACCAATCCGGGAGATACGGTCATGATTATGAACGGATTATATACAAGTCAAGATTATGGAAAAGTGGTGTCCATTACTCGCTCAGGAACTTCAGGAGCATGGATTAAATACCAAGCATATCCAGGACATAAACCTAAAATTAAGCACCAATCATGGCATGGAATTTTAATTACCAATGGAGCAGCGTATATCGAAATTAATGGGTTAGAGGTTGAAGGAAACAATGCTAACATCACCCTTGATTATGCAAAGAGTCAGCAGTACACCGCTAATAACCCTCTGACCAGCGGAAACTGTATCAGTATTGAAGGGCGAAATACCAAACCTCCTCATCACATACGTATACTGAATAATAAAATACATGATTGTGGAAGTGCAGGTATTGGTTCATGGCAAGCAGACTACCTGACTATAGTTGGAAATGAAGTCTATAACAATGCTTGGTATTCAGTCTATGCAGCAAGTGGCATTTCCCTATACCAGAACCGGAATTATGACACTAATACGGGATATAAAATGTTTGTGACCCACAACAAGGTCTATAACAATCGCCAGTACATTCCCTGGATAGTAAACGGGAGAATAGTAGATGGTAATGGCATTATTATTGATGATGCCAGAAATACTCAGAACGGTTCAACTTTAGGCATATATCAAGGAAGAACCTTGATTGCTAACAACATCTCATATCAAAATGGTGGTTCAGGTATTCTTAGTTATAGCAGTGACCATGTAGACATAATCAACAACACGCTTTATTTCAATTGCCTAAGCCCAGAAATTACTAAATCGCAACTCTCTGCTGATGAGTCTTCTGATGTCAAGGTTTTTAATAATATTGTCTATTCTACCCTTAATAAGAAGGTTAACGGTGCTTGGCTAAGTACAGATATCACCTATAAAAACAATATGTACTTCAATAGTTCCATCATCGATCCTGTGGTTAGTAGTGATATTGTTGCTAATCCTCAGTTTGTTAATGCTTCAACAGGTGACTTTCGATTACAGTCTACTAGCCCAGCAATTAATAAGGGTGTTCAATTCATGAATGATGATTTTCTCAAAAATCCCCGTCCTTCTGGCACATCATCTGATATCGGGGCATACGAGTACCAATTCTAG